A genome region from Streptomyces antimycoticus includes the following:
- a CDS encoding TerD family protein, translating into MTAELVRGQNHPLPQTRLEIRISAGNPIVAGATLGDERGTVHGAEWVAHPASPQLAGIEVPKQAAADHRLAVDLDAMPDHIHRVTVLLALPAGVGGPARFGVMAAPFVAVTGLDGTEIAGYTITDLDSESAVTALELYRRQGAWKVRAVGQGYAGGLAAMLHDQGLAEATDLAARINEAVARGMARSVAQPPPRSEGDGRVRTSAAGVGADPAATTSGGADPAPAQPQTSQQPQGAPATGGPVNYEHPARRTAAPPTPAPTAPPAAPGQPAQPVAGDASGWTMDERLYNQVWGMFEDLARTTAAYRSAVDFAESRMEQELDRVLSDPRTRVGPAADSARADARAKHADLVEQARAALDRDLAQLTAEAEVVEPALPPAYARWDSPVWQAYQVPMEIPMALRVGDLHLPERTDLRIPMLVRLPLERGLWIDAGRSGGFDEGPADSGELRRLAADAAVAIAARLLAVYPAGEIAVQVIDPAGSAAGSFAPLVGSGALAEPPAAGAQGVSSVLAALTRRVDLVQMAVRSGATDALPPDLDTAEQLLIVHDFPHGFDDRAVTQLRYLADEGPAVGVHLMMVADREDARAYGPVLDPLWRSLLRLTPVADDHLADPWVGHAWTYEPSMVPRGSRVLDQVLGEAGRAAKALKAARARPSYGN; encoded by the coding sequence ATGACGGCCGAGCTGGTCCGAGGGCAGAACCACCCCCTGCCCCAGACCCGTTTGGAGATCCGGATCTCTGCGGGCAATCCGATCGTGGCCGGGGCGACACTCGGCGATGAGCGGGGCACGGTGCACGGCGCCGAATGGGTCGCGCACCCCGCCTCGCCCCAGCTGGCCGGGATAGAGGTGCCCAAACAGGCGGCGGCCGACCACCGGCTCGCCGTCGACCTCGACGCGATGCCCGACCACATCCACCGGGTCACCGTGCTGCTCGCGCTGCCGGCCGGCGTCGGCGGCCCGGCCCGATTCGGCGTCATGGCCGCGCCGTTCGTCGCCGTCACCGGCCTCGACGGCACCGAGATCGCCGGCTACACCATCACCGATCTGGACTCGGAGTCCGCGGTGACCGCCCTGGAGCTCTACCGCAGGCAGGGCGCCTGGAAGGTGCGCGCCGTCGGCCAGGGATACGCGGGCGGGCTGGCCGCCATGCTGCACGACCAGGGGCTGGCGGAGGCCACCGACCTCGCGGCGCGGATCAACGAGGCGGTGGCGCGGGGCATGGCCCGCTCGGTCGCCCAGCCCCCGCCCCGCTCCGAGGGCGACGGCCGGGTGCGCACGTCCGCCGCGGGCGTCGGCGCCGACCCGGCGGCCACTACGAGCGGCGGCGCCGACCCGGCTCCCGCCCAGCCGCAGACCTCGCAGCAACCCCAGGGCGCGCCCGCCACCGGAGGGCCGGTCAACTACGAGCACCCGGCCCGCCGTACGGCCGCGCCGCCCACCCCCGCGCCCACCGCGCCGCCCGCCGCACCCGGACAGCCCGCCCAGCCGGTCGCGGGCGACGCCTCCGGCTGGACCATGGACGAGCGGCTCTACAACCAGGTCTGGGGGATGTTCGAGGACCTGGCCCGGACGACCGCGGCCTACCGCAGCGCCGTGGACTTCGCCGAGTCCCGGATGGAGCAGGAGCTGGACCGGGTGCTCTCCGACCCGCGCACCAGGGTGGGCCCGGCCGCCGACTCCGCCCGCGCCGACGCGCGCGCCAAGCACGCCGACCTCGTCGAGCAGGCCCGCGCCGCCCTCGACCGCGATCTGGCGCAGCTCACCGCCGAGGCCGAGGTGGTGGAGCCCGCGCTGCCGCCCGCCTACGCCCGCTGGGACAGCCCGGTGTGGCAGGCGTACCAGGTGCCGATGGAGATCCCGATGGCCCTGCGCGTGGGCGATCTGCACCTCCCGGAACGCACCGACCTGCGCATCCCCATGCTGGTGCGGCTGCCGCTGGAGCGGGGGCTGTGGATCGACGCGGGGCGTTCGGGCGGGTTCGACGAGGGGCCGGCCGACTCAGGTGAGCTGCGCAGGCTGGCCGCGGACGCGGCGGTCGCCATCGCCGCGCGGCTGCTGGCCGTCTATCCGGCGGGGGAGATCGCGGTGCAGGTGATCGACCCGGCGGGTTCGGCCGCGGGCTCGTTCGCCCCGCTGGTGGGGTCGGGCGCGCTGGCCGAGCCGCCGGCGGCCGGAGCCCAGGGGGTCTCCTCGGTGCTGGCCGCCCTGACCCGGCGCGTGGACCTGGTGCAGATGGCGGTCCGCAGTGGTGCCACGGACGCGCTGCCGCCCGATCTGGACACCGCCGAGCAGCTGCTGATCGTCCACGACTTCCCGCACGGCTTCGACGACCGGGCCGTTACCCAGCTGCGCTATCTGGCGGACGAGGGGCCCGCCGTGGGCGTGCATCTGATGATGGTCGCCGACCGTGAGGACGCGCGGGCCTACGGTCCGGTGCTGGACCCGCTGTGGCGGTCGCTGCTGCGGCTCACCCCGGTCGCCGACGACCACCTCGCCGACCCCTGGGTGGGCCATGCGTGGACGTACGAGCCGTCGATGGTGCCGCGGGGCAGCCGGGTGCTGGATCAGGTGCTCGGGGAGGCGGGGCGGGCCGCGAAGGCTCTGAAGGCTGCCAGGGCCCGCCCGTCATACGGCAATTGA
- a CDS encoding TerD family protein — MTVNMSKGQAISLQKADGGALTAVRMGLGWQAAPRRGLFGSRTREIDLDASAVLFADKQPTDVVFFRHLVSDDGSVRHTGDNLVGGAGQGGDDEAILVDLQRVPVHIDQIVFTVNSFTGQTFAEVQNAFCRLVDETNGQELARYTLTGGGQYTAQIMATVQRAGGAWQMKAVGEPANGRTFQDLMPHIVPHL; from the coding sequence GTGACGGTCAACATGTCCAAGGGACAGGCCATCAGCCTGCAGAAGGCCGACGGGGGCGCCCTGACCGCGGTGCGGATGGGGCTGGGCTGGCAGGCGGCGCCCCGCCGCGGACTGTTCGGCTCCCGTACGAGGGAGATCGACCTCGATGCGTCGGCCGTCCTCTTCGCCGACAAGCAGCCGACCGATGTCGTCTTCTTCCGCCACCTGGTCAGCGACGACGGCTCGGTCCGCCACACCGGTGACAATCTCGTGGGCGGTGCCGGTCAGGGCGGCGACGACGAGGCGATCCTGGTCGATCTGCAGCGGGTGCCCGTCCACATCGACCAGATCGTCTTCACGGTGAACTCCTTCACCGGCCAGACCTTCGCCGAGGTGCAGAACGCGTTCTGCAGGCTGGTGGACGAGACCAACGGGCAGGAACTCGCCCGCTACACCCTCACCGGCGGCGGGCAGTACACCGCCCAGATCATGGCCACGGTCCAGCGCGCGGGCGGCGCCTGGCAGATGAAGGCGGTCGGCGAGCCGGCCAACGGCCGCACCTTCCAGGACCTGATGCCGCACATCGTGCCGCATCTGTAA
- the uvrB gene encoding excinuclease ABC subunit UvrB → MRPVTQLERKVAPFEVVSSYQPSGDQPTAIADLDRRVRAGEKDVVLLGATGTGKSATTAWMIEKLQRPTLVMAPNKTLAAQLANEFRELLPNNAVEYFVSYYDYYQPEAYVPQSDTYIEKDSSINEEVERLRHSATNSLLTRRDVVVVASVSCIYGLGTPQEYVDRMVPLKVGEEIDRDQLLRRFVDIQYARNDMAFTRGTFRVRGDTIEIFPVYEELAVRIEMFGDEIEALSTLHPLTGEVISEDRELYVFPASHYVAGPERMEKAIAGIEAELTETLARLEKQGKLLEAQRLRMRTTYDIEMMRQIGTCSGIENYSLHIDGRETGSPPHTLLDYFPEDFLLVIDESHVTVPQIGAMYEGDASRKRTLIEHGFRLPSALDNRPLKWEEFLKRVGQTVYLSATPGPFELSRGDGFVEQIIRPTGLIDPEVVVKPTEGQIDDLIHEIRTRTEKDERVLVTTLTKKMAEDLTDYMLELGIQVRYLHSDVDTLRRVELLRELRAGEFDVLVGINLLREGLDLPEVSLVAILDADKEGFLRSGTSLIQTIGRAARNVSGQVHMYADKVTPAMEKAIDETNRRREKQIAYNKANKIDPQPLRKKINDIVAQIAREDVDTEQLLGTGYRKLKDGKDAKTPVPAAGGKAAKGGKAAKGKAKEEVLTDRPAAELAEQIEEMTDRMRAAAAELQFEVAARLRDEVSELKKELRQMREAGVS, encoded by the coding sequence ATGCGGCCCGTAACTCAGCTCGAACGCAAGGTGGCGCCCTTCGAGGTCGTCAGCTCCTATCAGCCCAGCGGTGACCAGCCCACCGCCATCGCCGACCTCGATCGGCGCGTCCGCGCTGGTGAGAAGGATGTCGTGCTGCTCGGCGCGACCGGCACCGGTAAGTCGGCGACCACCGCCTGGATGATCGAGAAGCTTCAGCGGCCCACGCTGGTCATGGCTCCGAACAAGACGCTGGCCGCCCAGCTCGCCAATGAGTTCCGCGAGCTGCTGCCGAACAACGCGGTCGAGTACTTCGTCTCGTACTACGACTACTACCAGCCCGAGGCGTACGTCCCGCAGTCGGACACCTATATCGAGAAGGACTCCTCGATCAACGAGGAGGTGGAGCGGCTGCGCCACTCGGCCACGAATTCGCTGCTCACCCGGCGTGACGTGGTCGTGGTGGCATCCGTCTCCTGCATCTACGGCCTCGGTACGCCGCAGGAGTACGTGGACCGCATGGTGCCGCTGAAGGTCGGCGAGGAGATCGACCGCGATCAGCTGCTGCGTCGTTTTGTCGACATTCAGTACGCCCGTAATGACATGGCGTTCACCCGGGGCACCTTCCGGGTCCGCGGCGACACCATCGAGATCTTCCCGGTCTACGAGGAGCTCGCGGTCCGCATCGAGATGTTCGGCGACGAGATCGAGGCGCTCTCCACGCTCCACCCGCTCACCGGCGAGGTGATCAGCGAGGACCGGGAGCTGTATGTCTTCCCGGCCAGCCACTATGTGGCCGGGCCCGAGCGCATGGAGAAGGCCATCGCCGGGATCGAGGCCGAGCTCACGGAGACCCTGGCCCGGCTGGAGAAGCAGGGCAAGCTGCTGGAGGCCCAGCGGCTGCGGATGCGCACCACCTACGACATCGAGATGATGCGCCAGATCGGCACCTGCTCGGGCATCGAGAACTACTCGCTGCACATCGACGGCCGTGAGACCGGCTCCCCGCCGCACACCCTGCTGGACTACTTCCCGGAGGACTTCCTCCTGGTCATCGACGAGTCGCATGTCACGGTGCCGCAGATCGGCGCGATGTACGAGGGCGACGCCTCCCGCAAGCGGACCCTGATCGAGCACGGCTTCCGGCTGCCCTCCGCGCTCGACAACCGCCCGCTGAAGTGGGAGGAGTTCTTGAAGCGCGTCGGCCAGACGGTCTATCTCTCCGCGACCCCGGGCCCGTTCGAGCTCTCCCGGGGCGATGGCTTCGTGGAGCAGATCATCCGCCCGACCGGCCTGATCGACCCCGAGGTCGTCGTCAAGCCGACCGAGGGCCAGATCGACGATCTCATCCATGAGATCCGCACCCGCACCGAGAAGGACGAGCGCGTCCTGGTCACCACCCTCACCAAGAAGATGGCCGAGGACCTGACCGACTACATGCTCGAGCTCGGCATCCAGGTGCGCTATCTGCACAGCGATGTGGACACCCTGCGCCGGGTCGAGCTGCTGCGCGAGCTGCGCGCCGGTGAGTTCGACGTGCTGGTCGGCATCAACCTGCTGCGCGAGGGCCTCGACCTTCCGGAGGTCTCCTTGGTCGCCATCCTCGACGCCGACAAGGAGGGCTTCCTGCGCTCGGGCACCTCGTTGATCCAGACCATCGGCCGTGCCGCTCGTAACGTGTCGGGCCAGGTGCATATGTACGCCGACAAGGTCACCCCGGCGATGGAGAAGGCCATCGACGAGACCAATCGCCGCCGCGAGAAGCAGATCGCGTACAACAAGGCGAACAAGATCGATCCGCAGCCGCTGCGCAAGAAGATCAACGACATCGTGGCCCAGATCGCCCGCGAGGACGTCGACACCGAGCAGCTGCTCGGCACCGGCTACCGCAAGCTGAAGGACGGCAAGGACGCGAAGACCCCCGTCCCGGCGGCCGGCGGTAAGGCGGCCAAGGGCGGCAAGGCCGCCAAGGGCAAGGCCAAGGAAGAAGTGCTGACCGACCGGCCCGCGGCCGAGCTCGCCGAGCAGATCGAGGAGATGACCGACCGCATGCGGGCCGCGGCGGCGGAGCTCCAGTTCGAGGTGGCGGCGCGACTGCGCGACGAGGTGTCGGAGTTGAAGAAGGAGCTGCGGCAGATGAGGGAGGCGGGAGTCTCCTGA
- a CDS encoding glycerophosphodiester phosphodiesterase, which translates to MQIRPAAALTGALIGMSALFLPTATATAQPTGQTHHHTVTVAHRGASAYAPENTLAAVDAADDLGIDWVENDVQRTRDGELIVMHDTTLSRTTDVEQLFPDRAPWNISDFTLDEIEKLDAGSWFGAEFQGETVPTLEEYMDRVSDNHQKLLMELKAPERYPGIERQTLRELRREGWLDHRHKPRLIIQSFSADSVRTVHGLRPDVKTGFLGTPAVADLPEYAEFTDQINPSYTTIDAGYVAAVRSVDGAHGKPLEVYTWTVNDGPSAVSVAGMGVNGIITNKPDVIRDALDDAS; encoded by the coding sequence ATGCAGATCCGCCCGGCCGCCGCGTTAACCGGCGCGCTCATCGGGATGTCCGCGCTCTTCCTCCCCACGGCCACGGCGACCGCCCAGCCCACCGGCCAGACGCACCACCACACGGTCACCGTGGCCCATCGCGGTGCCTCCGCCTACGCCCCCGAGAACACCCTGGCCGCCGTCGACGCCGCCGACGACCTGGGCATCGACTGGGTGGAGAACGACGTCCAGCGCACCAGGGACGGCGAGCTGATCGTGATGCACGACACCACGCTGAGCCGGACCACCGACGTCGAGCAGCTGTTCCCGGACCGGGCGCCCTGGAACATCTCCGACTTCACCCTCGACGAGATCGAGAAGCTGGACGCCGGAAGCTGGTTCGGCGCCGAGTTCCAGGGCGAGACGGTGCCGACCCTGGAGGAGTACATGGACCGGGTTTCGGACAATCATCAAAAGCTCCTGATGGAGCTCAAGGCCCCTGAGCGCTATCCCGGGATCGAACGCCAGACGCTGCGGGAGCTGCGCAGAGAGGGCTGGCTGGACCATCGGCACAAGCCCCGGCTGATCATCCAGAGCTTCAGCGCCGACTCCGTGCGGACGGTCCACGGGCTGCGGCCGGACGTCAAGACCGGCTTCCTCGGCACCCCGGCCGTCGCCGACCTGCCGGAGTACGCCGAGTTCACCGACCAGATCAACCCCAGCTACACCACCATCGACGCCGGCTATGTGGCCGCGGTGCGGTCGGTGGACGGGGCGCACGGCAAGCCGCTGGAGGTCTACACCTGGACCGTCAACGACGGCCCGTCGGCGGTCTCGGTCGCGGGCATGGGCGTGAACGGCATCATCACCAACAAGCCCGATGTGATCCGGGACGCCCTCGACGACGCCTCGTGA
- a CDS encoding methylated-DNA--[protein]-cysteine S-methyltransferase produces MTIAQRQTQRDPHEGPERRDARAWAWAVPATPIGPLLLAATDEGLVQVVFHAEEKTAAEAVARLIRRLGTEPTPVPSPASGTAAAPAAPRCAEHLAEAIRQVGSYFAEDTTAFTLALDWSLTTGFNRRVLRELAAHVPYGTVVGYQDLADRVGEPGAARAVGVAMGSNPLPVVVPCHRVVESGGGIGGFGGGLETKRSLLALEGVLPQPLF; encoded by the coding sequence GTGACGATCGCGCAGCGGCAGACACAGCGGGACCCGCACGAGGGGCCGGAGCGGCGGGACGCGCGCGCCTGGGCCTGGGCGGTCCCGGCCACGCCCATCGGCCCGCTGCTGCTCGCGGCCACGGACGAGGGGCTGGTCCAGGTGGTCTTCCACGCTGAGGAGAAGACGGCGGCCGAGGCCGTCGCCAGGCTCATCCGCCGCCTGGGCACCGAGCCCACGCCCGTGCCCTCCCCGGCCTCCGGCACCGCGGCCGCCCCGGCGGCGCCTCGCTGCGCCGAGCATCTCGCCGAGGCGATCCGGCAGGTGGGGAGCTATTTCGCCGAGGACACCACGGCGTTCACCCTCGCCCTGGACTGGTCCCTGACCACCGGCTTCAACCGCCGGGTGCTGCGCGAGCTGGCCGCCCATGTTCCCTACGGCACGGTCGTCGGCTATCAGGACCTCGCCGACCGGGTGGGCGAGCCGGGCGCGGCCCGTGCCGTCGGCGTGGCCATGGGGAGCAATCCGCTGCCGGTCGTGGTGCCCTGCCACCGGGTGGTCGAGAGCGGCGGGGGCATCGGCGGCTTCGGCGGCGGGCTGGAGACCAAGCGCTCCCTGCTCGCGCTGGAAGGCGTTCTTCCGCAACCGCTCTTCTGA
- a CDS encoding DUF4360 domain-containing protein, with protein sequence MSGVLLAGGAAAALFASALSTQGVSSAPDAPPEKIQISVKTVNGSGCPKGTAAVATAADNSAFTVTYSDYLAQVGPGADPTDIRKNCQLSLGVHVPQGFTYAIAQVDYRGYGYLEKGAKGTEKASYYFQGSADTASRTHEFSGPYNDNWQTTDSTDYSALVWAPCGQDRNFNVNTELRVSAGTSSSGSTSFMAMDSTDGGVSTIYHLAWKECPSAVQ encoded by the coding sequence ATGTCCGGTGTTCTGCTCGCGGGCGGCGCGGCCGCGGCGCTATTCGCCTCGGCCCTTTCCACCCAAGGTGTTTCCTCGGCTCCTGACGCGCCGCCGGAAAAGATCCAGATAAGCGTCAAGACGGTGAACGGCTCGGGCTGCCCCAAGGGCACCGCCGCCGTGGCCACCGCCGCCGACAACTCGGCCTTCACCGTGACCTACAGCGACTATCTCGCCCAGGTGGGCCCCGGCGCGGATCCGACCGACATCCGTAAGAACTGCCAGCTCAGCCTCGGCGTGCATGTGCCGCAGGGATTCACGTACGCCATCGCCCAGGTCGACTACCGGGGTTATGGCTACCTCGAAAAGGGCGCCAAGGGCACCGAGAAGGCGAGCTACTACTTCCAGGGCTCGGCGGACACCGCGTCACGGACCCATGAATTCAGCGGTCCGTACAACGACAACTGGCAGACCACCGACAGCACGGACTACAGCGCCCTGGTGTGGGCCCCCTGCGGCCAGGACCGCAACTTCAACGTCAACACCGAGCTGCGGGTCAGCGCCGGCACCTCCTCTTCGGGCAGCACCAGCTTCATGGCCATGGACTCGACGGACGGCGGCGTCAGCACCATTTACCACCTCGCCTGGAAGGAATGCCCCTCCGCCGTCCAGTAG
- a CDS encoding DUF4360 domain-containing protein: protein MPGVLYAGGVVAALFASTLTSQAYAQPPFDTVPPDKIVITVATVNGSGCPAGTAAIAVSPDNTAFTVTYSEYLAQVGKGAKPTDFRKNCQLSLVTHVPQGFSYAIASVDYRGFAHLEKGASATQKASYYFQGQSQTSSNTHEFAGSYDDNWQVTDTADIATVVWSPCGELRNFNINTELRANAGTSNTKETTSFIAMDSTDGDVSTTYHFAWKECPPGKK from the coding sequence ATGCCCGGTGTTCTGTACGCAGGCGGCGTGGTCGCGGCGTTATTCGCCTCGACGCTCACTTCCCAGGCATATGCGCAACCCCCGTTCGACACCGTGCCACCCGACAAGATCGTGATCACGGTCGCCACCGTGAATGGATCAGGCTGCCCGGCGGGTACCGCGGCGATCGCCGTCTCCCCCGACAACACCGCCTTCACCGTGACCTACAGCGAGTATCTCGCCCAGGTGGGCAAGGGAGCCAAGCCGACGGACTTCAGAAAGAACTGTCAGCTGAGTCTGGTCACGCATGTGCCACAGGGCTTCTCCTACGCCATCGCCAGTGTCGACTACCGTGGTTTCGCCCATCTGGAAAAGGGCGCGTCCGCGACGCAGAAAGCCTCGTACTACTTCCAGGGGCAGTCGCAGACCTCGTCCAACACGCATGAGTTCGCCGGTTCCTACGACGACAACTGGCAGGTCACCGACACGGCCGATATCGCGACCGTGGTGTGGTCGCCCTGCGGTGAACTCCGCAACTTCAACATCAACACCGAGTTGCGAGCCAACGCCGGAACGTCCAACACCAAGGAAACGACCAGCTTCATCGCGATGGACTCGACCGACGGCGATGTGAGCACCACCTATCACTTCGCCTGGAAGGAATGCCCGCCGGGCAAGAAGTGA
- a CDS encoding uridine kinase, whose product MRLEAITWERLTDATADRIAGLTAADGGPWLRVAVDGAPAAPTAELARDLSEALRIRGRPVLVVGSAGFWRPASLRYEYGKRDPDAYYDRWLDTGALWREVFDPLDPGVGGTGRVLPDLWDPVTDRATRSPYAELPRGGVLLLHGALLLGHWFPFDLSVHLRLSPAALARRTQEDDHWTLPAFARYEDEVGPGEAADVVVRMDDPRHPAWHRPEP is encoded by the coding sequence GTGCGGCTCGAAGCGATCACCTGGGAACGGCTGACCGACGCGACCGCCGACCGCATCGCCGGGCTGACGGCGGCGGACGGCGGCCCCTGGCTGAGAGTGGCCGTCGACGGGGCTCCGGCGGCGCCCACCGCCGAACTGGCGCGGGACCTGTCGGAGGCGCTGCGGATCCGGGGGCGTCCGGTGCTGGTGGTCGGGTCGGCGGGGTTCTGGCGGCCCGCCTCGCTGCGCTACGAGTACGGGAAGCGGGACCCCGACGCGTACTACGACCGCTGGCTGGACACCGGTGCCCTGTGGCGCGAGGTCTTCGATCCGCTGGACCCGGGGGTGGGCGGCACCGGGCGGGTGCTGCCCGACCTGTGGGATCCGGTGACCGACCGGGCCACGCGCAGCCCGTACGCCGAACTTCCGCGGGGCGGGGTGCTGCTGCTGCACGGCGCGCTGCTGCTGGGGCACTGGTTCCCGTTCGATCTGTCGGTGCATCTGCGGCTGTCCCCGGCCGCCCTCGCCCGCCGCACGCAGGAGGACGACCACTGGACCCTGCCGGCCTTCGCGCGCTACGAGGACGAGGTGGGGCCAGGTGAGGCGGCGGATGTGGTGGTGCGGATGGACGACCCCCGGCATCCGGCCTGGCACCGCCCCGAGCCGTAA